From Pseudanabaena galeata CCNP1313, a single genomic window includes:
- a CDS encoding MBL fold metallo-hydrolase — translation MDPLLWDPFCDGTNASCPQREIFPDLFPPYDFLVISHRHTDHFDIRSLAYLPKHIDVLIPPDKLLIECLQNLGYKHIYPLKEFQKVKMGDTTMMTTRSEVRLPELGMVFADPSGVFWNAVDTFFAPATIEKVQQSFPKIDIFLPPWNVGMESKYQTNQGLGFPFDVYDHLYRLVSLVNPDVVIPGAQGWKYINSGAWQNQIAFPQTRERFCQDMLTVLPQAQVCSLDPGDIAELDADRGFQHHPSACFYARMVVDDRESIAFNPVNFHKDLQDPNPLGYPLETLQEAIAHEVTTNLVNFIQENLSTMFAEHQHWQVIYQLEVIFPDRQSKIWHIDFRNSTLTAIEGYNPLANLFFYITASGFDSLFQKTHGWEYLVNTGEYRHFHKVYLSRNTGISSAKSEQIIDPMFLKYPKNEDDLLRLESMSADLPESDSPPLPNTGMMLLANTFFKLRSKSQ, via the coding sequence ATGGATCCTTTACTTTGGGACCCCTTTTGTGATGGAACCAATGCCTCTTGTCCTCAACGAGAAATCTTTCCTGATTTATTTCCCCCCTACGATTTTTTAGTGATCTCCCATAGACATACCGATCACTTTGATATTCGCTCTCTTGCCTATCTCCCTAAGCATATAGATGTCCTCATCCCCCCAGACAAACTCTTGATTGAGTGCTTACAAAATTTGGGATATAAGCATATCTACCCACTCAAAGAATTTCAGAAGGTAAAGATGGGAGATACAACCATGATGACTACGCGATCGGAGGTGCGATTACCTGAACTTGGGATGGTTTTTGCTGACCCTAGTGGTGTGTTTTGGAATGCTGTAGACACTTTCTTTGCTCCTGCTACGATAGAAAAAGTGCAACAGTCTTTTCCGAAAATTGACATATTTCTGCCACCTTGGAATGTGGGAATGGAATCAAAGTATCAAACTAATCAGGGCTTAGGTTTTCCCTTTGATGTTTACGATCATCTATATCGTCTAGTCAGCTTAGTTAATCCTGATGTGGTTATTCCCGGCGCTCAAGGATGGAAATACATAAATTCTGGAGCTTGGCAAAATCAGATTGCTTTTCCGCAGACCCGCGAACGCTTTTGTCAAGATATGCTGACTGTACTGCCTCAAGCACAGGTTTGTAGCTTAGATCCCGGAGATATCGCCGAACTAGATGCTGATCGAGGTTTTCAGCATCATCCATCGGCTTGTTTTTATGCCCGCATGGTGGTAGATGATCGAGAAAGTATTGCCTTTAATCCTGTCAATTTCCACAAAGATTTGCAAGATCCTAATCCTTTGGGCTATCCCTTAGAGACTTTACAAGAAGCAATTGCTCATGAAGTTACTACGAATTTGGTGAATTTCATTCAAGAAAATTTAAGTACTATGTTTGCAGAGCATCAGCATTGGCAAGTTATCTATCAGTTAGAAGTCATCTTTCCCGATCGCCAAAGTAAAATTTGGCATATAGATTTCAGGAACTCCACCCTTACGGCGATCGAAGGTTATAACCCTCTGGCAAATTTATTTTTTTATATCACCGCTTCAGGATTTGATAGCCTTTTCCAAAAAACACATGGTTGGGAATATTTAGTCAATACTGGCGAATATCGTCATTTCCATAAGGTTTATTTGTCTCGCAATACAGGGATTTCATCTGCAAAATCGGAACAGATTATCGATCCTATGTTTCTGAAATATCCCAAGAATGAGGATGACTTGCTGCGACTGGAGTCTATGTCAGCAGATCTCCCTGAATCAGATTCTCCGCCTTTGCCAAACACAGGAATGATGCTCTTGGCTAATACCTTCTTCAAGTTACGCAGCAAGTCCCAATAA
- a CDS encoding cupin domain-containing protein, with translation MFNNNFNNNFDFFKLLNPITIADFLEKHWEKQPLHISGRASDFYQTLLSLEEMDILLARHHLTPPDIRVVANQQELLPDRYIKPDRSLNLNQLYKAYNEGHTIIINGLQQYWQPLAQACLNVQYFLNHSVVANCYLSPPNSKGLMPHYDTHDVFVLQIEGSKQWYLHPTDSSINTVPLLGSFQPVIPESRLGDPQLSIQLNPGDLLYVPRGCIHHAATFDDFSLHVTIGVYPAQWLDLVNSAITAVALRNPKLRKALPIGYLDNREAITILQDTFQEILNTVASDPQALGDGLEILRDRFIHQITPLPDGHFQQLHKLEEVNLTSLVIKRSGLHCRVIRTGLDGASIQFPGNTISGKRHLESAFTFIANANHEFKVAELPNTLTDDGKVTLIKRLIRGGLLRTVSH, from the coding sequence ATGTTCAACAATAATTTCAATAACAACTTTGATTTTTTCAAACTGCTAAACCCGATCACGATCGCCGATTTTCTCGAAAAACACTGGGAGAAACAACCGCTTCACATTTCAGGAAGAGCATCTGACTTCTATCAAACATTACTATCTCTCGAAGAGATGGATATTTTGCTTGCCCGACATCATTTGACTCCGCCTGATATTCGGGTAGTTGCTAATCAACAAGAACTGCTTCCCGATCGCTACATTAAACCTGATCGCAGTCTCAATCTCAACCAGCTTTACAAGGCTTATAACGAAGGTCATACCATCATAATTAATGGACTCCAGCAGTACTGGCAGCCCTTAGCCCAAGCTTGCTTGAACGTACAGTATTTTCTCAATCATAGTGTGGTGGCAAATTGCTATCTCTCTCCTCCCAACTCTAAAGGCTTAATGCCCCACTATGATACCCATGATGTGTTTGTGCTACAGATTGAAGGAAGTAAGCAATGGTATCTGCATCCCACAGATTCATCAATAAATACTGTGCCTTTGTTGGGCAGCTTTCAACCCGTCATCCCTGAATCTCGTCTTGGCGATCCCCAATTATCGATCCAACTGAATCCTGGGGATTTACTCTATGTGCCAAGAGGATGTATTCATCATGCCGCTACTTTTGATGATTTTTCACTCCATGTCACGATTGGCGTTTATCCTGCTCAATGGCTGGATTTAGTAAACAGTGCCATCACTGCTGTCGCCCTTCGTAACCCAAAATTACGCAAGGCTCTTCCTATTGGCTATCTAGACAATCGAGAAGCTATAACCATACTTCAGGATACCTTTCAAGAAATCCTGAATACAGTGGCGAGTGATCCTCAAGCATTAGGGGATGGATTAGAGATCCTACGAGATCGCTTTATTCATCAGATCACACCATTACCTGATGGACATTTTCAACAACTGCATAAACTGGAAGAAGTAAATCTAACCTCCCTTGTGATCAAGCGATCGGGTTTGCATTGCCGAGTGATCCGCACAGGGCTAGACGGGGCAAGCATCCAATTTCCTGGCAACACGATCTCAGGTAAACGCCATCTAGAGTCAGCATTTACCTTTATAGCTAATGCCAATCATGAATTTAAGGTTGCCGAGTTGCCCAATACGTTGACCGACGACGGTAAAGTGACATTGATAAAGCGACTAATTCGGGGAGGACTACTGCGAACGGTTTCTCACTAA
- a CDS encoding MinD/ParA family ATP-binding protein, translating into MSKIISIHSYRGGTGKSNSTANLAASLACKGKRVGIVDTDLPSPGIHVLFGFDESKLNKTLNDFLWGRCPAKEAAYDVTSTLGKMATPESALYLIPASVRINDISKILREGYDVELLNDGFQELLKSIKLDYLFIDTHPGLSEETLLSLTVSDLVILILRPDQQDFQGTAVTIDVARKLNVQKLLLLVNKALPEFNFDELQKKIADTFQIEVAGVLPESSDIIRLASNGIFCLNFPDHQISKVYRHVASLI; encoded by the coding sequence ATGTCTAAAATTATTTCGATCCACTCTTATCGAGGTGGAACTGGGAAATCCAATTCTACAGCAAACCTAGCTGCTTCTCTTGCCTGTAAAGGGAAACGTGTGGGCATCGTGGATACTGACTTGCCATCCCCCGGAATCCATGTTTTGTTTGGGTTTGATGAAAGTAAATTAAATAAGACGCTTAATGACTTTTTATGGGGGCGTTGTCCAGCTAAAGAAGCAGCCTATGACGTTACCTCTACCTTGGGTAAAATGGCTACTCCTGAAAGTGCGCTTTATCTAATTCCTGCGAGTGTTCGCATTAATGACATTTCCAAGATTTTAAGGGAAGGTTATGATGTGGAGCTTTTGAATGATGGTTTTCAAGAACTGCTTAAAAGCATTAAACTTGATTACCTATTTATTGATACTCATCCTGGACTTAGTGAAGAAACGCTTCTTTCTTTGACGGTTTCTGATTTAGTAATTTTGATTTTACGTCCTGACCAGCAGGATTTTCAAGGCACGGCAGTCACGATCGATGTAGCTCGTAAGCTTAATGTTCAAAAGCTATTACTACTAGTCAACAAAGCTTTGCCAGAATTTAACTTTGATGAGCTTCAGAAAAAGATTGCTGATACTTTCCAGATTGAAGTTGCAGGAGTGCTGCCCGAATCTTCAGATATCATTCGTTTGGCGAGTAACGGCATCTTTTGCCTAAATTTCCCAGACCATCAAATTTCCAAAGTTTATCGTCATGTTGCCTCACTGATTTAG